Part of the Odocoileus virginianus isolate 20LAN1187 ecotype Illinois chromosome 27, Ovbor_1.2, whole genome shotgun sequence genome is shown below.
CTTTGGCTAGCCAAAGAAGAAAGCTAGCCCCTCATTGCATACATCCAAGGGGTAATATTtagcttacagaaaaacccaaacgaattTTTTTTGCCAATCCAGTATTTTAAAGGGATTCTCTCTTCCTTTGTCCAGTCAAAATTACCAATCTGTACTCTTACTCCCCACAACCTCTTCACTAGAAAATTCTCTTGTCTCTGTCTGTAAAACAAATGCAGAAATTGACAACTCCTTATCACTTCCATCACTACCAGCTTGGTCCAAGCTGCCATCATCTCACACCTGGATTAATACAATCATctcttttccaggcaggaattctggagtgggttgccatttcctactccaggggatcatcccaacccaaggataggaacccacatctcttgcatctcctgcattggcaggcagattcttaaccactagcaccacctgggaaagcccctaCCTACTAcggcactgttttcttttttactataaGTTTTTCAGATACAGCTGCTTGTAAACGCCACTCACCGTGTGCCTGTCCTGAAATGCTTCTGACAAGGACTTCAGCCCAGGAGTGAGAGTTACCCAATAATGCCGTGACAATAACGTCAATAATCACAACCACAGAGACAGCCGTGAAGCAGGCAGTGTCCCAGGCCATTCACTTGAGTTCTTTCAACCTCCAGCAGTCTTGCAAGATGGCCATTTAACCTGTGTTTTCCAGAAGAAAAGATTGAAGTTCCTAGGGGAAAGAATGGCTTGCCCAAAGCCATATGGCCTTCAGGTAGAGTCAGAGTTTTTACCAGAATTGTCTGAAAGGGCATACAGATTTACTATCTTAGGCTAACTTCTTACTTAAAATAGTTTAAGTTAAAGATGAGGATAATAACTGTGTTCATCTCTTTTCCAACCTCCTGTATATATAGGACACAGTGGAGACTTTCTGCCTAATTATTCAGTTCTTACAAGGACCCACTGAAGAAGTAAAGATCATTATTCACACTTAACAGAGCATGATGGTTAATGTATGAGGTCAGTGTGGCTAGGCTTTGGGGCCCAGTTTCTTGATCAAACCTAGtttagatgttgctgtgaaagggTTTGTAGATGGGATTGACCGCAAATGTAATTAAATCAATCCACTTTGCTTAACAGAGATTGCCCTTCATAAGGTGCGTGGGCTGCATCTGATCAGTTGGAGGCTCTAAGAGTGAAGATTGAAGTTTCTAGAAGCACTCCTGCCTCAAGAAAGCAGCATAGAAACCCTGCTGAGTTTCCTACCCGTTGGTACGAATTCAGACTTAAGGCTCCTATTTAACTTTTACCTGAATTTCATATCAACTCTCAGCAGGATCTTCACCCTGACAGTCTAACCTACAGATTGTAGAGTTGCTAGCCTCCAAAATCACAGGAGCAAATTCCATAAAATAAATCCGTCTCTCTTGATAttgagggagacagagaagagagaccATATAGGTTCTGTTTCTTGGGAGAACCCCGACAATGCATTTACACAGAGTAAATGGAAACTAAAGATTTTAACAATCTGTCCAGAAGAACACAGCTGATGAGGGCCGGGGATGGGATTTAAACCCGAATCTGTCTGTTCCCTGCTGCTCAGCTCTGAGCAAGTCCTGCCAGAGGTGTAATGAGAAGCCAGGACAACCAACTCTTGTCCTTGTGCTTTCAAGGACCAAAGCAGCTGGGCACTGACTTTAGCTGGTGGTGAGAATGGCTCTTCTGGACACGAATTCAAATAAGTAACACAAATCAGACCTGTGACGTGTACACGCTGTCGGTGTACCATCTCCCCATTATTATCAAAGCAGAGTGGAAAAgcttatttctaattttcccaCTGATTCACCCTCCAGGGAGAGACCTGtccattattttcctttcaagaagcCTCTCAAAGCAGGACCCAAAGGAAATAAACCGTTAGAGGTTTGCACTGATGGAGTTCACATCGGAACGGTCTCCTCCTGTTGTCACTGGGATTCAGGCAGCTGTGACGCGCTCGCCCCTCTCCTGCCAGGCGCCCACTGGCCTGTGAGGGAAACTGTAATTCTTGATGCCGCCTTCTTTCCCTCTTTGCCAGGATGGCTGCTGCCCTCTGATGACACGGGTTTTCTACGTGGTGGTCAGCTCGGCCGCTGCCAAGCTTTCCAGCCCGTGGGAGTCTCAGCGGAGTCACCCGGGGTGGAGGGGGAAAGCGCAGCAGAAGCCCCAAGTTCAGAGCCAGGCTCAGCCTCCTGACATGTAtggaaaataaattcttccaGAATTAAAAACAGCTGAGAATAGGTCTAATGAGCCTTTAAGTGCCCCTGGGGACAATTCTTTCCCAAGTTACTCAGTTTGATCTGGAGGGGTGAGCCAGGAttcatggggtggggggaggcgccCAGACTCAAGGGTGGAAGACAGCTTCTCAGGAATTTTAAGAGGGAGAAATGTAAGTGACCACATTTTTCTCAAAGCAAGGTTAGAACTGGGGCAGGATCGAACTTGTCCAAGCATTCTGCCCTGTAGCTGTATTTGCGATGTAAGGAGACTGTTGCAGGTTGTGGAGAATGGATGCTGGGGGCAGAAGGAGGCATGTGCATGCTTTAGGGGAGCACTCCCTGCGCTCTCGGGGCTCTCGGAAGCCAGCGGTCGGAACTCCCATCTATCCACACAAAGGCAGGGGGCCAGGGCCCGAATGCTCCTAGATTCATGAGAACATCTGTCTCAGTGATCGGTTCAGACCGACAGAAAATCTGTTTAGTTAGCTAATTATAGTAGCTCATCTGGATTGCATTTAGACTAAGATTGAGACCATGACAGTGGATCCAGGGCTACCCCAGACCAGCTCATCTCCATGTTGATGAAtgatgagttttgtttgtttgtttgtttgtttgttttactgcaTAGCCAGTCTCGGTGGCTGGGATTTTACTGAAGACATATGGGGTTCCGGAAAATTCTGAGGTTGTACCACTAATGCCTAGGGAGTGGGTTAACCCAGGAAGGGAAGATGAAGGAAAGAGTTTGCCCAGAAGTaatttctaggtggctcagtgaaagagtccgcctgcgatgcaggagacgcaggagacatggatttgatccctgggtcaggaagatcccctggaggtgcaaatggcaacttgctccagtttcttgcctgggaaatcctatggacagaggagcctggtgagctacagtccacggggtggcaaggagtcggacacgactgagcacacacacacgcaagccTATAATGTGCTTTACACACGTTATACACACGTTATAGGCTTGCGTGTGCCTGCGTGtctatttgtctctctctctctctcagctagGCTCCTCTGATTCCCAGTCTCGCTCAAGTTTACACAGTAAGTGCAAGAGCCAGAACTCTGCTCTTCTTGCCAGGAAAACAACCCAGTAACAGaactgtgtgtgcacacgcacacttTGTCCCAAGTGCTCTAGAATGTTATCAAATCAGATGATCAATGGATGCCACAATTAATGAAAGAACACTTACGCTTACTCTCTTTATGGACACAGGACCTGGGGTCAGTTTTCCACTTAGTGAGAGGTTAAAGCTGTCAATGTTTAAGCTCCCCTAACAGAGTgttaacagagaaggcaatggcaccccactccagtcctcttgcctggaaaatcccatagatggaggagcctggtgggctgcagtccatggggtcgtgaagagtcagacacgactgagcgacttcactttcacttttcactttcatgcattagagaaggaaatggcaacccactccagtgttcttgtctggagaatcccagcatgggggagcctggtgggctgccgtctatggggtcgcacagggtcggacacgactgaagcgacttagaagcagcagcagcagcagcaacagactGTTAAACTTTAGCTGGTTGGCACCTTAGGGACTCGGGGTTCATGCTGGTGATGTGACTGCAGGACCAGATGCCCCAACAGCCATGCTGGGAAGGTCTGAAAGCCAGGCTGCAACCCCTACACCTCTGAGTGTACCCCTCATTATTCACCGATTCTAAATTTGCATATTTgtctattttctaaaatttgtaaTCACCAAATCAATACTTGTGGTCATTGGCCCATATTTACagagctgcaaaaaaaaaaaaaaaagcctgagtcGCCAGACTTGTACATTCCCAGCTGAAGTCTAACAAGAtgatgctctgccttcttttttaaaaacaataattttatttatttattaagttacTTTCAGCTGTGCTTGGGGTTTCTCTAGATGTGGAGAGTggaagctactctctagttgcgtggtgctcaggtttcttattgcagtggcttctcttgttttggaacaTGGGCTCCAGAGGATGTGTTCAgtaatcttcctggaccagggatcgaaccagtatcccctgcatcagcaggcagattcttatcccctggactaccagggaagcccagtgctctgccttcttgatTCTGTTCTGAAACAGATGAGCTGAGTATGGAGACGGGACAGGGGCTCCATGCCAGCAAAGTCCAGCTCTGGGGCCCGTCGGATAGGACTTGAATTCCAACTCTGGCTGCTgtcagtggggggcgggggtgaccTCAAACAAGTCATCTCACACAACCGAACTTCTCTGGGTGGGTTTCTAACCCTGAGAGCCACCTGATTCCTAAGACCCTAACCAAGTGGGTTGGGACTCtcactccttctccaggagatcttcccgacccagggattgaacttgggtctcctgctttgcaggtggattctttaccacctgaaccaccaggaaaaacTCTAAATTACAAGTGAAGGACTAAAATAAAACGGCTTGATTTTGATGTGTGTTTGATGGACATTGGggaaatttttatgtttaagaCATATCTAATTCTGCAATGAATAGTGATGCAGCTCACAGCCTTCATATGCTCTCCAGGCTCCTTAGCTGCCAGAACATTCCAAAAAATTCCCAAGAGTACCGCAGGCTCCAGACCCTTCCGGCTTTTCTTCCACCTGATCTAATTTGTCTCTTGTTCCACTTTTTTCAGAGCCTCTGTTAGATGTCATTGTTTTCAATGACATTTTTCTGGCCCCGGAcccagcatgtaggatcttagttccctgagcagggatcaaacctgagtcccctgcagtggaagcgctgagtgctaaccactggaccgccagggcagTCCCCCAGTGACGTAATGAGGTGTATGGAAGTTATTGCTATGCTGTTTTTCTTGAATAACTCAGCAGAACAATTTGCTTCCTCATGAGACCTTCATAAATGTCCTTGTGGAGACTGTGGCTGGCTGACGGGGTTGGGATTCTGAGATCTGGCAGGTTTCTTCAGCAACACTCAAACGCCACGTTGAGCACGTCTAATGTCTTCAAGACAGGCTCTTCCTTCTGAGTTGCCCCCAGTCTAGTGGGCAATAAGGCGCTGTGACGGCCAGAATTCTCCCTCCTGTCCAGCGGGAGATGGTCCACCAGGCCGAGCTATGCGCCCCGCGGCCGCTGGGTGGCAGCACGACATTTGCCAGAGCTCGAGTCACGCTGGGGCCGGCCGGGCGTCGCGCTCTCGATTTCCAGTTCCCTCGGGGCTCGGGTGAGCCTCCCCGAGTGACCGGGTGCAGAGAAGATCAACAGAACCATCCACTTCAGTGGATTCTCTGCGTTTACAGTCTGTAAACAAATGGCTCTGTTCCAATGGCCTTGTATTCacggacactgaaatttgaatttcacgtGCCGtgaaacattttttcttccttcgAATTTTCTTTCAGCCATTCAAAAATGTACAGTGCTgatggagaaggtcatggcaacccactccagtattcttgcctggagaatccctaggacagaggagcctggcggcctacagtccatggggtcgcaaagagtcgaacacagctaaagcgacttagcatgcacgcacggtGTGGAAGAACTAAGTTCTCATCTACCATGGAAGAAAATCAATGTACAATGTCTGAAATGAGTAAATCAAGATACAGCAataaaggatattttttaaaatgcacacaaaCTGTACAAAAACATATGGCAGGGACTTCTCTGgacgtccagtggttaagactctgtgctttgaaaaataaagactctGCCCTTCTGCCCTTTCAATGCGGGTGGCACGGATTCGattcctgcttggggaactaagattccacatgctatgcggccaaaaaaaaaaagacaggtggATTgcgcctctcctcccccaccatgATGCCCATTGTAATTTTGCCCACCCCTGGTGTGGAGGAAAGAAGAATGACCAGACTTAATTTTATGATGCATGCCTACTATCAACTAGGTGCCAAAAACGCCGTGATCAGTAGACAGAAATCATCTTCCCTGGGCTAGCAGCGGGGCAAACAGGCAAACAGAAAGTGGGGCGCCAGGTCCCAGTGGAACAGGGGGAAGGGCTCCCAACCTGAAcatgggaggcagggaaggagtaTCACACAAGGGTCTGGTGGACAGGAGGAGCTCATCAAGTAAACGTGTGGGAAGAGACTATTCCAGGTAGAATGTTCTCCACCCTGCTAGAGTCGAAACCTGATGCTACCATGAACTCATTATCGACTCTCAGGCAAGTGGGCTTCAGTCTCTTCCTGTGGGCATTCACGCCCTTGCCCACCTCCTGGACCGTCAGGGAAAAAGTGGAGCCAAGAGTGTGATAgaaggacttccctagcagtccagcggttaagactacACACTTCCACCATAAGGGGCCCGGATTCaatccttggccagggaactaagattctgcaggCCACTCAGTgcagccgcccccccccccccaaaatgtgATATAACCTCAGTGACAGTTCATTGTCAAGGCACTGCATTTGTGACTTGAGTGAGCTGGTCTGAGTAATCTGCACAATTCCATCCAATCCTGCACTTCAATGAATTCTTGATTTTTATCTCTAGGTAGAGGGATGCAGTGCTGTTGAGGAATTCTGGGTGCCGTCAAGGTTAGAATCTGTCGGTGCCAGCAGTGACCTGCCTCGTGACAAATAAGACGGGCCCCAAATTGAAGAAATAAGCTGTCCCCTGGGCTTAAAGCCAACATCAGCGACGGTGATGAGGTCCCTCTCTGGAAGGGGTAAAAGGGCTATAAGAAGGACCCACGTTCAACCTCCGCCTCCCCACCCTCCCGGGAGAACACCCTGAGTTGGCAGCCGTGACAGATTTGCCAGGGTCTTAACTTGAAGCTGGCCTGGACCAAGGTGCACACCGCCACACCGCCTTGCTGAGTTGGCCCCAGAGGCTCAGGTTCTTGGATCCACTCCGTTCCTTCATTGTAAGAGAGCTTCAAGCTTGGGGTTGACCCTTGACCCTGAAGTGAGAGGCAGTATTTCCCTTCTTGCTCAAAATAAGAAGCAGGAGTTGATTCTCCAACAGTCAGAGGATGAAGCTGCTTTGTCATGATACAGCGTGACAAACGCAGGAGAGGTGGTAGGAAGCATGAAGCTGAAGATGTTCGAGTTTGTTGTAGGGCTTATGGCCGTTTCTATAACTCTTTGGTTCCTGTATATCAACCATTTCAACCTGCCAAAACACCTGCTCGTGGGGAAAATCGCAAACTCCTCGGTGCTTGCAGAGGTCTGTGACATGGTTGTAGCAGGGAAGAAAATCTTGGGTGGAAATATACCAATGACGCCACTGAAAGATATAACTTGCCAACAATACCTGACCCGGAATCACTACATAATGAAACCTCTGTCCAAAGAAGAAGCTGAGTTCCCTTTGGCATATGTCATGCTCATCCACAAAGACTTGGATACATTCCAGAGGCTCTTCAGGGCTGTCTACATGCCTCAGAACGTCTACTGTGTTCACGTGGACGAGAAAGCGACAGCTCGATTTAAAGATGCGGTGCAGCAATTACTGAACTGCTTCCCAAATGCCTTCCTGTCTTCCAAGATGGAGTCTGTAGTCTACGCAGGAATTTCCAGGCTCCAGGCTGACCTGAACTGCCTGCAAGACCTCATAGACTCGGAGGTCCCGTGGAAATACACCATCAACACCTGCGGGCAAGATTTCCCCCTGAAAACCAACCGGGAGATCATCCAGCATCTCAAAggatttaaagggaaaaacatCACCCCCGGGGTGCTGCCTCCTCCTCACATTATCAGAAGGACCAAATATAGGCACTTGGAGCAGGGATacgttttgttttcctttatgctGTGTACTTGGATAAGAAAAATGCCGCCTCCCCATAATCTCACCATTTACTTTGGTTCTGCCTACGTAGCGCTTACAAGagaatttgttaattttgttctcCGAGACCAGAGGGCTGTTGACTTACTTGAGTGGTCGAGGGACACCTACTCCCCTGATGAGCATTTCTGGGTGACACTGAACAGGATTCCAGGTATGTGGGACTTGATTCCATTCTACATGAAGTCTGGAAGCATTGTGCGTGTTTGTGCGTGTGTATGGTGCAAGTATTTTACACTTTGAAACTGTACTTAACTGTATTACCTATGtccactttggggcttccctggtggctcaggggtaaagaattctcgcctgcaatgcaggagacgcaggttcgatccctgggtcgggaagatgccctggaggagggtatgggaatccactccagtattcttgcctggaaaattccatggacagaggagcctggtgggctatagtccatagggtcacaaagagttggacacgactgaagtgactatgcatgcatgcatattcaCCTACGTTTCCAACTTTATAGGCACCCTATAGATTTTCGTGTGTCTGTTTCAATGGAATTCACAGAGCATAAGTTAATCGTCTTGCATATCAATATGCTGTTTGCTTAGAGAAGGTGCCTATCAAATTTTGACGTGGTCATAAGTCTTTGATAGGACAAGTGAAACtggttttttaaatcaattatagtATGTTGTTTGTGAAAatctcttagttgtgtccaactctctgcgaccctgtgggctgaacagtccatggggttctccaggccagaatactggagtgggtagcctttcccttctccaggggatcttcccaacccagggatcgaacccgggtctcccacatcacaggcagattctttaccagctgaaccataagagaagctcaagaatactagagtaggtacctatcccttctccagcagatcttcccgacccaggaatcaaaccagggtgtcctgcattgtagacgGATTCTTCCAGTTATTTTCAATGTGGGttattcattgtttcatttttgtgtgaATTTGAATCGCTCAAGTTGGGAAAGTTTGAGATCGGGAAAATGTCAACAAAATTTCTATACAAACAAGGTGAAATAATTCAACCTTTCCacatcaaattttttttaactgaccaGAACTTTCCAGCATTCCGGACGGTCAGACTGTGAACCATAGACCACGCTTAGGCCTGGTCACAGGTCGGCCTTGCTTCGGTGAGTGGAAACCTGCCATCCTCGGGCAGCTGTGTGCTCTAGGTTTGCGGGGTCAAGAGCTCAGCCTCTGTGTAGAATTTGAAAACCCTGTACTAGTTATTGAtgagcagaattttaaaataatttttttctccagacttccttggtggtccagtggttgggaatcttcTTTCCAAACCTGGGGGTGCAGCTTCTATTCCTGATTGGGAAACtcagatcccacgtgccaagggGCGACTAAGCCCACaccccacagctactgagccaggAGGCTGCacctaagacccaatgcagccgaatgaataaaataataattaaaaagaaacgtttttttcttattgtaacACATAATCCTATTGTAGAAAATCTGGGAAATAAAAGTTGGTATCAGaaactaagaaaattttaaaaagcagaagttcTACATTGCACAAATTAATAATTGCTGTGCATATATATTGGGTAATTGCCTTTGTTTTCATAGTATGGATGTATTAGCATTTTTTTAACAATTCCTCAGTTGTTGAGCGtgtgtttccagttttttcaCTATTGAATATGCTATTGCAAGTAATGCTGGGAAGTGTCAAAACTAAGTCACACCTTTTCACATACAGCTTTGTCAGGTGTCAGTATATCTGCCTCTGGAATGAGCTCTGTTAAAGGTCACTCCAGATCTGGGGCTATGGGCTTTCCCACCTGGGACTAAATTTGAGGGTGAACTTTGTGCTTAAAAGCACAAAGAATCTGCAAAGAGGACTCCCTGGTGCTCTAGTGGTGAAGACCCCACACTTCCTGGAGTTTTAGGGGTCTGGGTGCCAACCCTGaactgggaactagatcccacatgccatagctaAGACCTGatgaaaccaaataaataaaataaaatttaaaataaatatttaaaaaaaaagattctgagaagaaaattcaaaagttCTTTCTCTGGGAAAAGCAAACTTCTGCATGGGTAAATTGGACAGTAGTCTCAAGAAagctgtggtttagttgctcagttgtatctgactctttgcaaccccatggactgtagcctgccaggcttccctgtccaagggatgtcccgggcaagaatactggagtgggttgccatttccttcttcaggggatcttcctgacccggggatggaacccaaggctcctgcattggcatgggTCCTATTTTGAGTGTCCTGGTGGGAGATGCAGTTATATCAAGGACAGTTATCTCCCCCACGGTGACATCTTACAACATTCCTGAAGTTGGAAGTGTTAGATTCAAAACTTCCAGGACTCTGTAGGGGCGGGTAAGAGCCAGTGTTGGATAACAGTAACTTGAGACTCCAAGACTCCAGCTTATTTTAAGGCTCAGTCTTTGGGACTCTGAAGGACAGGCCTTTGGAAATGGGACTGAGACAAACAGAACGCTATGCTTCCACATTCCAGCTTTTGTTATTCTGCGTTTAAATACCAGCTTAAACTCCAATAACAGCCTCCATCATAAGAGAAGGAGAGGATTCACCCTAGGATGCTCCCAGGCAACTTTATCCTCCTGAGAATGGAGAGAGATAGAAAGGGGTCAATTTGCCAGAAAACTACTGAGAGAGGAGGTTTTCTGGAAAcatcacctctttttttttaaactgaagtatagttgatttacacgttcttttagtttctggtatatggcaaagtgattcacttatatatattgtttttcagattcttttccattgtaggttattacaagatacttcccaggtggcgctagcggtaaagaacccgcctgtcaatgcaggagatgtaagacacgtgggttcaatccctgggtagggacgatcccctgcagaaggaaatggcaacccactccagtattcttgctgggaaatcccatggacagaggagcctggtgggcttacagtgggctcacagggctgcaaagagttggacacgactgagcaacttggcaTGCAAGCCTGAGCTGCTCTTCATCTGTCAGCTCTTGGCCTCAGCTTTGCATTATACCAACGATATTTAATGGGCTGTTTTGACAAGAAccaggtttgggcttccctggtggcccagtggttaagactccgagcttccattgcaggggatgtgggttccatccctggtcagggaagatcctgcgtgctgcctGGCACggccaaagagaaaaagaaaagaaccagctttttcttacattttcctgCTATCCTATTTCCAGGGATTTTATGTCAAAAAACTGCAaccttccccacctcctcccctccctcttttcttcccagTGGCTTTCCCTCAAGGTCTGAAATTCGCTCTGCCGTGTCTGGCCATTTTCCGGCTGGATGCTTTCTGTATGTTACTTCTGGAATCTTCCAGCTGCACCCGGACATTGGTGTTGGAAAAAACCCAGACTCAGAGGCATGGGTGATCTGCCTAGGAGGAGGCCAGCCTTGGAGGTCCCCTAGTGAGAGCAGGGGTTGTTTTCTCAAATTTACTTCCGAGGAAGCAGGGAGGTGTGAGATCAAATGAGCTTCTCAGATGCGCCGGGCTGTGAAGAGTCGCTTTGACTCAACTGGAGACCTTCCTTCACACAATCCAGGCTGTTTCTCATCGCTGTTTCTCAACCACACATGGGGCTATTTTAAGTCCTGGTGCTTCAGACTATTTCCTGTGGCTAATAAAAAAAACCCCCACATCCCACAGAGATGAAGGTAAAGCAGAGTCCAGAGTTTAGTATAGTAAACGTACAGACAaacagaaagaggagggagagaaaggagaaagatgtACCGAGAGTCCGGCCAGAAACAGAgctggaaaaaagacaaaaggtgATGAGCACATGAAACCGGCTTAACCCAAGCCGCTCTTAGTCTGTGATCTCCGTGGACGCGGACCCAGTTTCCACTTGGTCTCCCTGGTTTCTCACTTGGGCACAGAGGTGCAGTCAAAGTGAAACGGATGCATGAGACGTGCTTTGGGTACCGGTGCGTGGAGAAGCCGCTCCGTACAGACGGAGCCCTTCTCTTCTGCACCCTTTCTACGGTCAGCTGTGGGGGTTAAACTCTCGCTGCAGTTTTCGTAGTAGGATGAAAGTGAGTTTATATCCTGGAGTGGGAACTCCGAAGAGTGAACGGTACGTAGAAATAAGCGAGTAGGGGTTGAATCTAGGACTTCATCGTACACCCAACCGTGTACTGGGGAGCCGACCACAAGTCTCCCCTGGGGGGCGACTTCTCCAGAATTCTAACCTCCTCAGTCAGTGCTTCCAACTTAGAATTGGGGGCATTGGTTTTGACCTGGGACTTGCCTGTTGGTctggtggttgagaatctgcctgcccacgcgggggacatgggttcaatccccggtctgggaagatttcacgtGTTGAGGAGACCAAGGCcacgcgccacaactattgagcccacgttctgcaactaccgaagcccaccCACCTAAGCCTGCGCTCTGAGAAGCCAGCGCCCCGCATTGAAacgtagcccctgctcgccgcaactagaggaagcctgtgcacagcagcgaagacccaggacagccaaaaattagttaattaaaaaatagtttttgacCTAATGTTCAAACTGAGGGAAAGGATCGCTGTGCTTTTTCATCACTTATTACCATTGCTTCTACCATCTTGCAGGAGGCAAGAGCCTCCTGCCTAGAATTTGGAAGAATGGTGAGTGGTGTCCTGCAAAAGGGCCTCAGGAAAACCAGAGTCTCCCACGAGACCATCAGAGAGTAAACATCAGATAGCACTGGggtagtgcaaaaaaaaaaaaaaaaaggatcaacaCTAAAAATGTCTAGCATTGTCAAAATTCTCCTGATTTTAAGGATTTAGGGTTAGGATTCCACTGCAGCCAAGTGCCAACTTGCAAACGTTCTTCACCTTGTAACTTTAAACTCAGGGAATTGTAGGGACTTCAAGgactggtggtccaggggttaagaatccacgttgcaatgcagaggacacaggttcaatccccggccaCAGATCTAAGGTACCGCTTGCCACAGAGCAgttagggaagcccaagagctgCAACAGAAGATCCCATAGGACACAACGAAGACctggcagccaaata
Proteins encoded:
- the LOC110135792 gene encoding N-acetyllactosaminide beta-1,6-N-acetylglucosaminyl-transferase-like, giving the protein MKLKMFEFVVGLMAVSITLWFLYINHFNLPKHLLVGKIANSSVLAEVCDMVVAGKKILGGNIPMTPLKDITCQQYLTRNHYIMKPLSKEEAEFPLAYVMLIHKDLDTFQRLFRAVYMPQNVYCVHVDEKATARFKDAVQQLLNCFPNAFLSSKMESVVYAGISRLQADLNCLQDLIDSEVPWKYTINTCGQDFPLKTNREIIQHLKGFKGKNITPGVLPPPHIIRRTKYRHLEQGYVLFSFMLCTWIRKMPPPHNLTIYFGSAYVALTREFVNFVLRDQRAVDLLEWSRDTYSPDEHFWVTLNRIPGMWDLIPFYMKSGSIVRVCACVWCKYFTL